One genomic region from Leptospira tipperaryensis encodes:
- the grpE gene encoding nucleotide exchange factor GrpE, translated as MTENTNAKSDPSKEDMVSEKNSQTVTLEETKVEKMNPEESTQSTEQTETVEPEITLQIELETAKKEIESLKDSWARERAEFQNYKRRSAQEFGSIRKEAVKSLVTGFLNPIDNLERVATTKTVSEELKPFVDGVAMVLKEFYSVLEKSNVVRFDPKGESFDPMSMEALSSEEDDQYAEETVIEVYQPGYFYKENEEKFALRPARVRIGKPKV; from the coding sequence ATGACCGAAAACACAAACGCAAAAAGCGATCCTTCGAAAGAGGATATGGTCAGCGAAAAAAATTCTCAAACAGTAACATTAGAGGAAACTAAAGTAGAGAAAATGAATCCTGAAGAATCAACACAATCAACGGAGCAAACCGAAACCGTAGAGCCGGAAATTACGCTTCAAATTGAATTAGAAACCGCCAAAAAGGAAATCGAATCGTTAAAAGATTCCTGGGCGAGAGAAAGGGCGGAATTTCAGAACTACAAAAGGCGTTCCGCTCAAGAATTCGGATCCATCCGGAAGGAAGCCGTAAAATCGCTCGTGACCGGATTTCTAAATCCGATCGACAACTTGGAACGTGTCGCGACTACAAAAACCGTATCCGAAGAATTAAAACCTTTCGTGGACGGAGTAGCGATGGTTCTAAAAGAATTCTATTCCGTATTAGAAAAATCGAATGTAGTTCGTTTTGATCCAAAGGGAGAATCCTTCGATCCGATGTCGATGGAAGCCCTCTCTTCGGAAGAAGACGACCAATACGCGGAAGAGACGGTGATTGAAGTTTATCAACCCGGCTACTTCTACAAAGAAAATGAAGAGAAGTTTGCGCTTCGACCTGCAAGGGTTCGGATCGGAAAACCAAAGGTATAA
- the hrcA gene encoding heat-inducible transcriptional repressor HrcA, whose amino-acid sequence MDLSDRHKRILKALVDEFILENRPVGSKTLFDKHDIGLSPASIRAVLKDLEDFGYLASRHTSGGRIPTERGYRFYVDSLVTMYELTLKEKQRIQEEYLKMQFKLDQILKATASVLSSLSNAAGIVIGPAKNLDTLKHLELIHVHGDEILMILVMRSGTVLHRNIFVDQNYSQEALYQISKYLNDNLRGYDIFEIQNTVVPKLMFHRDGPEDFARIAPLISSAMTPENSEVTLYIDGFKNLYSNFRDEEEQLSQVLSLLDDQGFLRGFFSGHIDQDGVYTIIGKDGDQFMSGVSIITSNYKMGEKKIGALGIIGPQRMDYNKALPLVDFTSKLVSEMVTRISK is encoded by the coding sequence ATGGATCTCTCTGACCGTCATAAAAGAATTCTGAAAGCCCTTGTAGATGAGTTTATTCTGGAGAATCGGCCCGTTGGTTCGAAGACCCTCTTTGATAAACACGACATCGGACTTTCTCCGGCATCGATACGCGCCGTTCTAAAAGACCTAGAGGATTTTGGATACCTTGCTTCTCGACATACATCCGGCGGAAGAATTCCTACGGAAAGAGGATATCGATTCTACGTCGATTCCCTCGTGACTATGTATGAGTTAACGCTCAAAGAAAAACAAAGAATCCAGGAAGAATACCTGAAGATGCAGTTTAAGTTGGATCAGATCCTCAAAGCTACAGCCTCGGTTCTTTCTTCCTTATCCAACGCCGCGGGGATCGTAATCGGTCCCGCAAAAAACTTGGATACGTTGAAACATTTGGAACTCATCCACGTTCACGGAGACGAAATTCTTATGATTCTCGTAATGAGATCTGGAACCGTTCTTCACAGAAACATCTTTGTGGATCAAAATTATTCGCAGGAAGCTCTCTATCAGATCTCTAAGTATCTGAACGACAACCTGCGAGGATACGATATATTCGAAATTCAGAATACTGTGGTTCCGAAGTTGATGTTTCACAGAGACGGCCCGGAGGATTTTGCAAGAATCGCACCTTTGATTTCATCGGCGATGACTCCGGAGAATTCCGAAGTCACTTTGTATATCGACGGATTTAAGAATCTCTACTCGAACTTTAGAGACGAAGAAGAACAACTTTCGCAGGTTCTTTCTCTTTTGGATGATCAGGGGTTTTTAAGAGGATTCTTCTCGGGACATATCGACCAGGACGGAGTTTATACGATCATCGGCAAAGACGGAGATCAGTTTATGTCCGGAGTTTCGATTATAACTTCCAACTATAAAATGGGAGAGAAAAAGATCGGAGCTCTTGGAATTATCGGGCCCCAGAGAATGGACTACAACAAAGCCCTGCCTCTTGTGGACTTCACTTCCAAGCTGGTATCCGAAATGGTGACGCGCATTAGTAAATGA
- a CDS encoding RBBP9/YdeN family alpha/beta hydrolase produces MRTFLIPGISNSGPDHWQTFWEQFHGFTRIQQKDWENPVYSEWEESLVRQIESTKESKNSILIGHSLGCLLIAKALERIADSILGVFLVAPPDPKSSVFPKGLEDFAEFPQKSLRTNGLILFSENDPFSRAEFSQNLGKLWNLETINLGELGHINGQSGLGAWEPGFQIFSDWARSIS; encoded by the coding sequence ATGCGAACCTTTCTGATTCCCGGGATTTCCAATTCCGGTCCCGATCACTGGCAAACCTTTTGGGAACAATTCCACGGATTTACAAGAATCCAACAAAAGGACTGGGAAAACCCGGTCTATTCCGAATGGGAAGAAAGTTTGGTCCGACAAATCGAAAGCACAAAAGAATCGAAGAATTCCATTCTCATTGGGCATAGCCTCGGTTGTCTTTTGATCGCGAAGGCCCTGGAGAGAATCGCAGATTCCATCCTTGGAGTTTTCCTCGTGGCCCCTCCGGACCCAAAATCCTCCGTGTTTCCCAAGGGTCTCGAAGACTTTGCGGAGTTCCCGCAAAAATCCCTCAGGACAAACGGATTGATTCTCTTTAGCGAAAACGATCCCTTCTCGAGGGCGGAGTTTTCTCAGAATTTGGGAAAACTCTGGAACCTCGAAACGATCAATCTGGGAGAATTAGGACATATCAACGGCCAATCCGGGCTTGGAGCCTGGGAACCTGGATTTCAAATTTTCTCCGATTGGGCTCGCTCGATCTCCTGA
- a CDS encoding penicillin-binding protein has translation MNSRKTRLTILFSFICLLFLILVGRVVFLTFLNEREVVLKTGDRVMRGAIYDRRGIELAMTVDSATIGIYPANIYDPNFTAVQLAPYLEMSPEKIEAMIREKSRYFLLKREIDEALGNKIMDLSLPGVRREKEYKRVYPHGNLASSLVGFTGMDDDRALSGLEVQYNQDLMTPTESDSSRGSNLHLTIDGLIQYKLEKALGKRFEETGSKKAIGILMEINTGRILASASFPAFDPNQYNESGEDSHTNWAIRHVYEPGSTMKIFLASILFNENLIRPDEKFHCPGYIELGKTRIKCTDAHGHLNLEEILQYSCNVGIIKASQRIPEPLLYDYMKKFQFGERTGFLPNESVGYFPPLKKWTPATTMFMAIGQGVSVTPIQLVASAASVVNGGRMLTPRVVSHFSDSYGEILHEFKTQETPIGIREYTTERILRAMTRVVQSGTGKNAYIQEYSIAGKTGTGQKAVSGKGYVEGLWSASFLGFFPAERPKVVGLILFDEPKGGTHSGGGLAAPVFKEVVENIIPIIEQGEKTLNVSLKRFQRKNLKVVEPGEVPDLVGKSKREALEILRPLGVPVKFHGSGFCYQQEPSAGEKIGDGRLNLYFK, from the coding sequence ATGAATTCCCGCAAAACCAGGCTTACGATCCTATTTTCTTTTATCTGTCTTCTTTTCTTGATTCTCGTCGGGAGAGTCGTCTTTCTTACATTTTTGAACGAGAGAGAAGTAGTTCTCAAAACCGGAGATCGAGTTATGAGAGGCGCGATCTACGATCGCCGAGGAATTGAACTCGCGATGACCGTTGATTCCGCGACGATCGGAATTTATCCCGCAAACATCTACGATCCGAATTTTACCGCAGTTCAACTCGCGCCTTATCTTGAAATGTCTCCCGAAAAAATCGAAGCGATGATTCGGGAGAAGAGCCGTTACTTTCTCCTCAAGAGAGAAATCGACGAAGCCCTTGGGAATAAGATCATGGATCTTTCTCTTCCGGGTGTGAGAAGAGAAAAAGAATACAAGCGGGTTTATCCGCACGGAAATCTCGCTTCGAGTCTTGTCGGTTTTACGGGAATGGACGACGATCGTGCGCTCTCCGGTTTGGAAGTGCAATACAACCAAGACCTTATGACTCCGACGGAATCGGATTCTTCTCGTGGAAGTAATTTACATCTTACCATCGACGGTCTTATACAATACAAACTCGAAAAAGCTCTCGGCAAACGTTTTGAAGAAACCGGATCCAAAAAAGCGATCGGGATTCTTATGGAAATCAATACCGGAAGAATTTTGGCTTCCGCTTCGTTTCCGGCGTTCGATCCGAATCAATACAACGAATCGGGAGAAGATTCTCATACAAACTGGGCGATCCGTCACGTCTACGAACCCGGTTCCACGATGAAAATTTTCTTGGCCTCCATTCTATTCAATGAAAATCTAATACGTCCCGACGAGAAGTTTCACTGCCCCGGCTATATAGAACTCGGTAAAACGAGAATCAAATGTACGGACGCACACGGGCATCTGAACCTGGAAGAAATTCTTCAATACTCTTGCAATGTAGGAATTATCAAAGCTTCACAAAGAATTCCGGAACCTCTTCTCTATGATTATATGAAGAAGTTTCAATTCGGAGAAAGAACCGGATTCTTACCGAACGAATCGGTAGGTTACTTTCCACCTTTGAAAAAATGGACGCCGGCGACGACGATGTTTATGGCGATCGGACAAGGAGTTTCCGTGACTCCGATTCAACTCGTCGCTTCCGCCGCTTCGGTCGTCAACGGAGGAAGAATGCTGACACCAAGAGTTGTCTCTCACTTCAGCGATTCTTACGGAGAAATTCTTCACGAATTCAAAACACAAGAAACTCCGATCGGAATCCGAGAATACACGACCGAAAGAATTTTGAGAGCAATGACCCGAGTCGTTCAATCCGGAACGGGTAAGAACGCTTACATTCAAGAATATTCCATAGCGGGAAAAACAGGAACCGGACAAAAAGCTGTATCAGGAAAAGGTTATGTAGAAGGTCTTTGGTCCGCTTCGTTTCTCGGATTTTTTCCCGCGGAACGCCCCAAGGTCGTGGGTTTGATTCTTTTTGACGAACCGAAAGGAGGAACTCATTCCGGAGGAGGACTTGCGGCGCCCGTTTTCAAAGAAGTTGTGGAAAATATCATCCCGATCATCGAACAAGGGGAAAAGACGCTCAACGTTTCTCTCAAACGTTTTCAAAGAAAGAATTTGAAAGTTGTGGAACCGGGAGAAGTTCCCGATCTCGTGGGAAAAAGCAAAAGAGAAGCCCTGGAAATATTGAGGCCTCTGGGAGTTCCCGTAAAATTTCACGGAAGCGGATTTTGTTATCAACAAGAGCCGAGCGCCGGCGAAAAAATAGGCGACGGAAGACTGAATTTATATTTTAAGTAA
- a CDS encoding phasin-related domain-containing protein has product MEKQILDVLNAGLGLIKAGQEGLGKAKADLEKTYLELVTKGASDNSEATVKIRETVDKVLNDIKEVSSVAGKNYEETRSKIIENYNKITEEIKNKIPEGQIDAVKAKINEVAEAIKNTTSGKAPASK; this is encoded by the coding sequence ATGGAAAAGCAAATTCTAGATGTTCTGAATGCGGGTCTTGGACTCATCAAAGCTGGTCAAGAAGGTCTGGGTAAAGCGAAAGCTGATCTCGAAAAAACCTATTTGGAGCTTGTTACAAAAGGAGCTTCTGACAATTCTGAAGCGACTGTCAAAATCCGCGAAACTGTTGATAAAGTTCTCAACGACATCAAAGAAGTGTCTTCTGTAGCCGGAAAAAACTACGAAGAAACCAGATCTAAGATCATCGAAAACTACAACAAAATCACCGAAGAGATCAAAAACAAAATCCCTGAAGGCCAAATTGACGCTGTAAAAGCTAAAATTAATGAAGTGGCTGAAGCGATTAAAAACACTACTTCTGGAAAAGCGCCCGCTTCTAAATAA
- a CDS encoding glycerophosphodiester phosphodiesterase, translating into MIEKIKDRRDLKRPLVFAHRGLSGAFPENTMIAFRKAIEAKADLIELDVTLSEDREVVVIHDDDLDRTTKLVGNVRNFEVEILNELDAGSWFSKKFKKERIPLLKDILRLIRKSKTDLNIEIKSTGLDFPMREDSIEKKVLDLVLENRIEERIVISSFSWECLERIRNLNSKIKLGVLVGDESGSVEEAIVFAEKVNAWSIHPSREDAKEENIKRIQENNFLSVVYTVNEVEEMKRFLDRGADGLFTNFAKDMRRLVRKSY; encoded by the coding sequence ATGATCGAAAAAATAAAGGATCGAAGAGATCTAAAAAGACCTCTCGTGTTTGCACACAGAGGTTTGAGCGGAGCCTTTCCGGAAAACACGATGATCGCGTTTAGAAAGGCGATCGAAGCGAAAGCCGATCTGATCGAACTGGATGTAACTCTTTCCGAAGATCGGGAAGTTGTAGTGATCCACGACGACGATCTGGATCGAACCACAAAACTCGTCGGAAACGTTCGAAATTTCGAAGTGGAAATATTAAACGAATTGGATGCGGGTTCTTGGTTTTCTAAAAAATTTAAGAAGGAAAGAATCCCTCTCTTGAAGGACATCTTACGTTTGATTCGAAAATCGAAGACGGATTTGAACATCGAAATCAAATCTACGGGTTTGGATTTTCCTATGAGAGAAGATTCCATTGAAAAAAAAGTTTTGGATCTGGTTCTGGAAAATCGCATCGAAGAAAGAATCGTCATTTCTTCTTTTTCCTGGGAATGTTTGGAAAGAATTCGAAATCTAAATTCGAAGATCAAACTCGGGGTTTTGGTCGGCGATGAAAGCGGGAGCGTTGAAGAGGCGATCGTTTTTGCCGAGAAAGTGAATGCTTGGAGTATTCATCCGTCGAGAGAGGACGCGAAGGAAGAAAATATAAAACGGATTCAGGAGAATAATTTTTTGTCCGTTGTCTATACGGTAAACGAAGTCGAGGAGATGAAACGTTTTTTGGATCGGGGGGCCGACGGTCTTTTTACGAATTTTGCTAAAGATATGAGAAGGCTGGTAAGAAAATCATATTAG
- a CDS encoding DUF1564 domain-containing protein, whose amino-acid sequence MRKFIFHDEPKIISQIGEFQSAVETILIPEDYLKKLTKEERRILPQKIKSLAGKYSKYVSSLRRLNSKAGKRKYQRDVGKLKRINVRMKTGDWLLLGTLAEAHGVSRCYLLNFLLFLESAGVGDSLRRFWVGQPTHHKVYSFIWQIEPSQRRISRALRLRPNPLKTRPS is encoded by the coding sequence ATGAGGAAATTCATATTTCATGACGAACCGAAAATTATTTCTCAGATCGGAGAATTTCAATCCGCTGTGGAGACGATTCTAATTCCGGAAGATTATCTGAAAAAATTGACAAAGGAAGAGAGAAGAATACTTCCTCAAAAAATAAAATCTCTCGCTGGAAAATATTCGAAATACGTTTCTTCACTGAGAAGGTTGAATTCGAAAGCAGGGAAGAGAAAATATCAGAGGGATGTTGGGAAACTAAAGAGAATCAACGTGCGGATGAAAACCGGAGATTGGCTGCTCTTAGGGACCCTGGCCGAAGCTCACGGCGTTTCCCGTTGTTATCTTTTAAATTTTCTTTTGTTCCTTGAATCCGCCGGAGTCGGCGATTCGCTGAGGAGATTTTGGGTGGGACAACCCACTCACCACAAGGTCTACAGCTTTATCTGGCAAATAGAGCCGTCCCAAAGGAGGATCTCAAGGGCTCTCCGGCTCCGTCCCAACCCTCTCAAAACTCGTCCTTCTTAA
- a CDS encoding alpha/beta hydrolase, with translation MNHFFSALRFALNTKSNSTKGILEEEFSLSIGNEKVGILKFFPEKNKTFKGTILAINGMAYLGNQDPRFKAVCRGMASCGFLVFSPQMQEISEFKIRLESIEKIKGLILNLSSNPEYCPDGRISLFAPSFSASMGLIAAATPLIEERVKSICTIGAYGNVQTTLDYLMSAEGSDEYGRMILLWNFVHFGIGENEEVRKALHTSILDGSFLRETPELPKVLDSIQPENREIFLKLKEDRHYRSEIWNRIVQNAGPFRSFLQDLQVYNKLEDLRAHVSLIHGVEDNVVPASESSLILERLLERDLPANRSKLVLTPLISHGDIGITLKTLPSIFQLLNGFAFFFKHAAAKA, from the coding sequence ATGAATCATTTTTTCTCCGCGCTTCGTTTCGCGCTCAATACAAAAAGCAATTCCACAAAAGGAATTCTCGAAGAAGAATTTAGTCTTTCGATTGGAAACGAGAAGGTGGGAATTCTAAAATTCTTTCCTGAAAAAAACAAGACCTTCAAAGGAACGATTCTTGCGATCAACGGAATGGCTTATCTTGGAAATCAAGATCCTCGTTTCAAAGCCGTCTGTCGCGGAATGGCTTCTTGTGGTTTTTTGGTTTTCTCTCCACAGATGCAGGAAATCAGCGAGTTTAAAATTCGTCTGGAGAGTATCGAAAAAATCAAAGGTCTGATTCTCAACCTCTCATCCAATCCAGAATATTGTCCCGATGGTAGAATCTCTTTGTTTGCACCTTCGTTTTCTGCGAGCATGGGTTTGATCGCGGCGGCGACTCCTCTGATCGAAGAAAGGGTCAAGTCCATCTGCACAATCGGAGCTTATGGAAACGTTCAGACAACTCTCGACTATCTCATGTCAGCCGAAGGATCGGACGAATATGGAAGAATGATTCTTCTCTGGAATTTTGTTCACTTTGGAATTGGCGAGAATGAAGAAGTGCGAAAGGCGCTCCACACGAGTATATTGGATGGAAGTTTTCTTCGTGAAACTCCGGAACTTCCAAAAGTGTTGGATAGTATTCAACCGGAAAATCGCGAAATCTTTCTGAAGCTCAAAGAAGATCGACACTATCGATCGGAGATCTGGAATCGAATCGTACAAAATGCGGGACCGTTTCGGTCCTTTCTGCAAGACCTTCAAGTGTATAATAAACTGGAGGATTTGAGAGCGCACGTTTCTCTCATTCACGGAGTGGAGGATAACGTAGTCCCTGCGTCCGAATCTTCTCTGATCTTGGAAAGATTATTGGAGAGGGACCTTCCTGCAAATCGCTCGAAGTTGGTTCTGACTCCTTTGATCTCTCACGGAGACATCGGAATCACTTTAAAAACTCTTCCTTCGATCTTTCAGCTCTTAAACGGCTTTGCGTTTTTCTTTAAACACGCGGCCGCGAAGGCGTAG
- a CDS encoding SET domain-containing protein yields the protein MQLRKKSTRSRIFKEKDFEIRASSIPGIGMGLFPKENVNKGDTIGYYTGKVLTDRIANSSKYCESKYLLWICKDHWIYGEGKESNYTRFMNHSTKPNVKLVVSVRWKTARFEAIRKVKAGEELFFDYGDEYWINTDIDPVERN from the coding sequence ATGCAATTACGTAAGAAGTCTACACGTTCCCGTATCTTTAAGGAAAAGGATTTTGAAATCAGAGCGTCTTCGATCCCTGGAATCGGCATGGGATTGTTTCCAAAAGAGAACGTCAATAAAGGCGATACCATCGGATACTACACCGGCAAGGTCCTGACGGATCGAATTGCCAATTCTTCCAAATATTGTGAATCAAAATATCTGCTGTGGATCTGCAAAGATCATTGGATTTACGGGGAAGGCAAAGAAAGCAATTATACCCGCTTTATGAATCATAGCACAAAACCGAACGTAAAGTTAGTCGTATCAGTTCGTTGGAAAACAGCACGATTTGAAGCGATACGCAAAGTAAAAGCCGGCGAAGAATTGTTCTTCGACTACGGCGACGAGTACTGGATCAACACAGACATCGATCCAGTCGAAAGAAACTAA
- a CDS encoding RNA pyrophosphohydrolase gives MEKPYRKNVGMVVFNSRGEVLVGERLNFLGSWQFPQGGIDEDEDSETAALRELHEEVGIDSGKIVSEYPDWIPYDFPANLPLNRHLQKYRGQLQKWYLIFWNGEAADCNLDIHEREFESVRLIPIESTLETVVPFKKDVYYKIVKDFGPKIRSYLENSKTKS, from the coding sequence ATGGAAAAACCTTATAGAAAGAATGTCGGGATGGTAGTCTTCAATTCCCGAGGCGAGGTTTTGGTCGGCGAAAGACTCAACTTTCTCGGGTCCTGGCAATTTCCCCAGGGTGGAATCGACGAAGATGAGGATTCTGAAACGGCCGCGCTTCGTGAGCTTCACGAAGAAGTCGGGATCGATTCGGGAAAGATCGTTTCCGAATACCCGGATTGGATTCCCTATGATTTTCCGGCGAATCTTCCACTCAATCGTCATCTTCAGAAATACAGAGGTCAGCTTCAAAAATGGTATCTCATTTTTTGGAACGGGGAAGCCGCCGATTGCAACTTGGATATCCACGAAAGAGAATTCGAATCCGTCCGATTGATTCCCATCGAAAGCACGTTGGAAACCGTAGTTCCGTTTAAAAAAGATGTATATTATAAAATCGTAAAGGACTTCGGTCCTAAGATCCGGTCTTATTTGGAGAATTCAAAAACGAAATCATGA
- a CDS encoding bacitracin resistance protein BacA yields MMEERSIYIPPGGPPGPVPGLQLVYNAVGEASLRKLVSDFYDQIPQSPIAFMFPENVEESKIKSADFLIQVTGGPPFYSQNYGPPRMRARHLPFPIDEKARRVWLSCYRKALDGWDADSSQKEILWSFLKDFSGWMVNLESKTEESNGI; encoded by the coding sequence ATGATGGAAGAAAGATCGATTTATATCCCGCCCGGAGGACCTCCCGGTCCTGTTCCGGGTCTTCAGCTCGTTTACAACGCAGTCGGCGAGGCTTCTCTCAGAAAGCTTGTTTCCGACTTTTACGATCAGATTCCGCAGAGCCCGATCGCTTTTATGTTTCCGGAGAATGTGGAAGAGAGTAAGATTAAGTCCGCCGATTTTCTCATTCAGGTCACGGGCGGTCCTCCTTTCTATTCTCAAAACTACGGCCCTCCTCGTATGAGAGCGCGGCATCTTCCTTTTCCAATCGACGAGAAGGCAAGAAGAGTCTGGCTTTCTTGTTATCGTAAGGCGTTAGACGGTTGGGATGCGGATTCTTCGCAAAAGGAAATCCTCTGGAGTTTTCTGAAAGACTTTTCGGGATGGATGGTGAACTTGGAGAGCAAGACGGAGGAATCAAATGGGATCTAA
- a CDS encoding acylphosphatase, with protein MGSKNNVRAKILVRGKVQGVGFRYYILQRAQECRLSGFTQNLPGGEVETVVEGDKMFIEDLYKAIQRGPTGSEVKEAVITWDVAKGTYRTFEIKK; from the coding sequence ATGGGATCTAAGAATAACGTAAGAGCAAAAATTCTAGTTCGAGGAAAAGTACAAGGAGTGGGTTTTCGCTATTACATTCTCCAGCGAGCGCAAGAATGTAGACTCAGCGGTTTCACTCAAAACCTTCCCGGAGGAGAAGTGGAAACCGTTGTCGAAGGGGATAAGATGTTTATCGAAGATCTCTACAAAGCGATTCAGAGAGGACCCACCGGTTCCGAAGTAAAAGAAGCAGTGATAACTTGGGACGTCGCAAAGGGAACTTATCGAACTTTCGAAATCAAAAAATAG
- a CDS encoding exonuclease translates to MDKESLYDREKYESLMPSYLYLRNEADATDQEAVFLNPKEIDLLYQIRNHTTLEGFFSGKILKIWKDEGSKPIYVNTLKKLSEMNLIFAFPEFKFLPETSQLTICICLISEKQFKPSNRENLKEIYLNSLSKSSFAIQNYILGCEPFQISELISIFEYLISGTASSFVRDSFDIKKWIHTFTFNELLKDEVIKDSIQIIFETIHENEYIAVTNTTGLFHVTDELSGKAFEILKSYYLNQFSKRLKEKYKTAWDMITEHRKEIVIDGNYSGSISSLEEKFVSEELKIIGESLGGHIPETFKDFLILANYITCKHDHLKNLKASAEELKSIKMLKTMMSMKNDALSQFVMINLDEDKEFSYSIVDNLKRDPDCISCDWYEKGKKIACICQRKEDTILNLMQSMTEKYSFKKDLLRKFLFLLKKERNELANFYMKNDFKEAFIKLKYVCYKENLSWFSKLLSFLGAFGFLESSLEHEESITQFEQLTREIEYKENRKKLLDKIRAEWLIEAETDPSVTEVKNENAAKSGEERSPTTARKGR, encoded by the coding sequence TTGGATAAAGAGTCCCTATACGATCGTGAGAAATACGAAAGTCTCATGCCTTCCTATCTGTATCTCAGAAACGAAGCCGATGCTACGGATCAAGAGGCGGTTTTTTTAAACCCGAAAGAAATCGACCTTCTCTACCAAATCCGAAATCATACCACCTTGGAAGGATTCTTTTCCGGAAAAATTTTGAAGATCTGGAAAGACGAGGGCTCTAAACCGATCTATGTAAACACTCTTAAAAAACTTTCGGAAATGAATCTGATCTTTGCATTTCCCGAGTTCAAGTTTCTTCCGGAAACGAGCCAACTCACGATTTGTATTTGTCTGATTTCAGAAAAACAATTCAAACCTTCCAATCGGGAAAATCTAAAAGAAATTTATCTCAACAGTCTCAGCAAATCCTCTTTTGCGATTCAAAATTACATTCTAGGATGTGAACCTTTTCAGATCAGCGAATTGATTTCTATTTTTGAATATCTCATTTCGGGAACCGCCTCCTCTTTCGTAAGAGATTCTTTCGATATAAAAAAATGGATTCATACCTTTACGTTCAACGAACTTCTTAAGGATGAGGTTATCAAAGACTCGATTCAGATCATTTTTGAAACCATTCACGAAAACGAATATATCGCTGTGACAAATACGACGGGCCTTTTTCACGTAACGGACGAACTTTCAGGAAAGGCGTTCGAGATTCTCAAAAGTTATTATCTCAATCAATTCTCAAAACGCCTCAAAGAAAAATATAAAACCGCTTGGGATATGATCACGGAACACAGAAAGGAAATCGTAATCGATGGAAACTACTCAGGTTCGATTTCCAGTTTGGAAGAGAAGTTTGTTTCGGAAGAACTAAAAATCATCGGCGAAAGTTTGGGCGGTCATATCCCTGAAACATTTAAGGATTTTTTGATTCTCGCCAATTATATAACGTGCAAACACGATCATTTAAAAAATCTCAAAGCATCTGCGGAAGAATTAAAGTCGATCAAGATGTTAAAAACGATGATGTCGATGAAAAACGACGCTCTTTCCCAGTTTGTAATGATCAACTTAGACGAGGATAAGGAATTTTCCTATTCCATCGTAGACAATCTAAAGAGAGACCCGGATTGTATTTCCTGCGATTGGTATGAAAAAGGAAAAAAGATCGCCTGTATCTGTCAAAGAAAAGAAGACACAATCCTCAACCTGATGCAATCTATGACTGAAAAGTATTCGTTTAAAAAAGACCTTCTCAGAAAGTTTTTGTTTCTTTTGAAAAAGGAAAGAAACGAACTCGCCAACTTTTATATGAAGAACGATTTTAAAGAAGCTTTTATAAAACTCAAATACGTTTGTTACAAGGAAAATCTTTCTTGGTTTTCAAAACTTCTCAGCTTCTTGGGCGCCTTCGGTTTTTTAGAATCTTCTTTAGAACATGAAGAATCGATCACACAATTCGAACAACTCACTCGTGAAATTGAATATAAGGAAAATCGAAAGAAACTATTGGACAAAATTCGCGCGGAATGGCTCATCGAAGCCGAGACCGATCCTTCGGTGACTGAAGTCAAAAATGAAAACGCCGCAAAGTCGGGCGAGGAACGATCTCCGACGACGGCGCGAAAAGGAAGATAA